The Solanum pennellii chromosome 4, SPENNV200 genomic interval ACATGAACCAAAGTATGTcctgaaattaaaatatattttgacgGTGTGATAAGTACCCCTTACCTCTAATGTGAAATTTTCACGCACGAATTTAAATTAGGATTTGCATCAATCGGACATAGTATAACAATGGTGACGATCACTCCTAAAATGGTTCAAACACCCCAAAAGAACATATATGGTTTGTTTTAAGCCATGTAGCATATATACTCAATAAATGTAGGGCCtctaattattgaatttttgaccaaactaagccattatttaaagcaatttatcaaaattctatattttttttaaaatcttacaaaactagtataaatgTATTACATTTTAGggtatactttattttttaaaaaattcagatGTGTGCTGACGGTGTTAAGTTGAGAACGTTACtgtgaataaaattttatttactttgaaTCACGTTTTATTCCTACAACGTTACTCATAATAACGTTTCTTAAGAATCCAATCATGGACCATCGAATCGTGCAATAAGGCCATTTGATTGAGTAAACTTGGATAAGATGCCAAGGAGATAATACAAAGTAGAAAATTGCGGAATTGCAAGTCTCTATGAGACATTTCGAACAATCATCTCAAAGATATTTTTGCATCAGAGAGTTTGTCGAATGGGTACAATATTGGATTGATTGTTAAGATATTTGCCAATGATCAAGCTACGTTCTTCAGTGAATTTGTTGCTTCAATGATCAAGCTTGAAAATGTTGGTGTCCTTGAAAACGGAGGAGTTAAGCTCTACTGCAGAGCTGTGAACCGAGGGTGTACGCACTACATAGACTTTACCCCTACCTGATTGGAGGTATAGAgttgattattttcaaaagactcTCGGCTCAAGTAAAAAAGCATTTTAAAACAGTTCGATCGAGAATAAAATGTTTTCTATGATTAAGAGTGCCAAATAAATAAGAAGCAACCAACTCAACTTCCTcctatcaaaagaaaatatataggCAAAAAATATCAGCGACCACTTTGTAGCTCTCAAATTTCCTCAAAATTTAGTTAATACTTAATAGTATCTCTCTACTGTGGAACCCCACTGTGACATTGAACACAGTTGGTCGATTGGGTATATAATATACACTCCCCTCTGTTCCTTGCagtaatatttcttttaacaCTAGAATCTTTGTCATAACGATGCTGTCTATGGATCAAACTTTCTCGAGTTTATAAAATTTAGTTGATTAGTTCAATTAACTCTTTCTGCATATTTGACTTAACTTTTAGTAAACCCAAAATTTTGCTCAAATTTCCAGAAAATTATGAGTCATTGATTTTGCTAAACGTTTCAGGTAATATTTAAACCTATTATACGCGGCAACTTTAGAAGCTAACcgagatttttaaaaaaaatacttcaatGAATTCAATATCTATAACACTCAGACACACTTCTGCGCGCTTTctctacaacaacaataacatattcagttCAATCCCACAAATGGAGTTTGATAAAAATGGAGGGAACGTAACCTTATCCCTACTTTATAGGGGTAGGGAGGATGTTTTTGATAGACCTtcatatcaagtaaagcatatcaGGAAAAGAAAATACAGTAAAGAATATTAGTATTAACAACGATCCATATCCTCGTATAAGACTCATTTCCTCGGTAAGCTTGCCATTTTTTGGTCTAATCACCTCTCCCCTGCTCTCCTAATGCCAAAAGATCAAAAATAGAGGGGTAAAAAGAAGCACTCCATCTAATGAGACCTCATCACTGTCTGTCTCTGCAAGCTCCCATCGCCGAGCACATAAGCAATTGGAGGGAATGCTCAAGTGAGTTTCGGATACAGATGATTTAATGGGGAGAAAAATCCAAACTGGAACAAAGCTTTTATACAACAACAAATAGCATAGATATCTTCCAACATAAGCAGACAACAAATTTTCACCATGCCTGCAAGAATGGAACCTTGTGTCAATGAGCCTTAATGAATCAATAGTGATAACATTGACCTAcctcttgaatttcaaattctCATACctaagttgtttttgtttttcctttccaGTTGCAAGCTGTCAAGATTTTGTGTACGTAAGGTTTTAGAGTAAGAGCTCACGTTGTGGCGTAATGTGGGACAAGATTCATGATCCTTTATATATGTGAAAAGGGGTCAGTCGAAAAGAAGAGGGATCATGATTAGGGTCAAGTTATCACAGTACGTAGTGTAACAGAGGAGTTAATTGGTCTACTTCGATATTTTAACCAATTCTGTCGTTCAAAGACCACGACTTCTGTTTGGGATTACTAACTGAGCTCCATTATTGTGAACTTATGCGACTATAGTGCTCTATTATTTTGGGTCTAACCTCAAAGATAAGGAAACATTTCGAGCTTTTCCACTCCAAAAGAAATTAAGATGAGGAAGAAGGCCTTTAGCTATACATAGAGATACTGAAAAAAGAACTatctaatttgatattttacctCTTTATATGGTCCATTGACATCTGATGGTCATGATCGCTAAAATCAAGGTTTGAACTACTGTCCCCATGATCATTCCATACCATAAGCCCtgcaaattttatttgattaatctCATCTCGATTCCCCAGTATACATATGAGTATAGTAGATTATAGTCATTTTCACCACAGTTACTATTATAAATGGAGATAAACTCAAACATATCACGTTGTACTATTATCACATACCGTTAACCCAAAGTTTAGTGACCATCCAAAAAAGATACCAAGGGGCACTCCTACTAAATAGTAGCTGCCTAAGTTAACATATGCCACAAGTGCCTGCCAACCGGATCCAACTGCTACGCCTGAAAACATTGTAACCGATGAGCATTTAACTACTGTGATACATGACTTTTCATATGAATGCCAGTATTTAGTGGTTTAAGATGGATTTAACTTATATACTTTAGATACTGACCATGTCAACTAAAGTTACGTTATAAGAGTATAACCTAGTTTAGCAGATAAATTACTTTTTAGGTTACTAATTCCTCTCTTTATCTTTTAGTATGCGATCAGAGGCAGatccaaaatttaaatttaatgggTTCAAAACTTCATGTGCACCTACTAGGTGTTGctattttaatcaatttatacacataaatatatactttgTGACAAAAGTACTTGGTTCAAATGAACCCGGTGCTATAAAGCTAAATACGCCTCTGTACGTGATAGTTGAGAACAATATACCAAAATTGAACTCCTGAAAAAAATCTCACCTGAAAGAACTGGTTGAACACAATTACAGAGGATTGTGGTTGCCAACAAGAAAGAAAATCCACCCACCATTTTAATGACAGGAATGCTTGAGGTGAAGATCATAGAAAGCTTATCAGGAAAGACCATAATAATTGACCAAAAGAAAATTCCCAATGCTAAAGTGTTCAACAATGCAACTTTCGTAGCAAACTTTGCACGGTTTCCGTTTCCAGCTCCAAGCTCATTAGCAACGCGTACGCTGTGTTTATAGAAATGGTTATTGGATGTAACGTTCCTACAGCACTATAGTCATTAATATTTCAATCGTTCTACGTATTCATGTACCAGAAGATAAAAGATAAATACACATAAGCTAAATGTTTTCacgtcattttttttttgataaaggtaAAGTTATGTTTCTGCGTCTTATTATTGGCAAGCCAAAAGGAAACACCCACAAGACAATAAAAAATGGACTCAAAATTATTTGATGAACATACCCTGTGGCTGCCAAAAATCCTAGAGGAATCATGGACTCCCACCCGATGATAGTAATACTGGGAAGAAACAACATCAATTACTAGCAAAATCAAGCGGAAAAACATTTCCAAAAGCTGAGTATGCGATTAAAATATCGAACCAGATAGAGAGCGCATCGACTGCAACCTCAGTATTGTTCATGTACCCAGACACAATAACTAGCACTCTGAAATAAATATTCTCCAACCTGAAACATCAACTTCTATGCCTTAAAAGAATATTAATCCATATATCGACGTGACTATGTTCTTGATAACAGAGGCAAATGAGGACAAAAGGAACCATACAGTAGCATCACCCCAGAAGCCATAGCGAGCTTGAGAAAATCCCAAAGGCCAACAAACGCTTGCATAGAGAAACCAGTCCAAGAATGAGGGCACCCACCGAAAACAACGTAAGCAACAAGTCCCAACACAGAAATCCACCAACAGATATCAAGAATAAGGGCAGTCCCAACAATTCCAAATCCcaattta includes:
- the LOC107015930 gene encoding protein DETOXIFICATION 27-like isoform X1; its protein translation is MFSPTISKLAVMLSLNRRTNSTTPNEPLLHTQDTVLEEKEESKAANLVKRTCQESKMIWEIAGPSIFNRLTMFSLTVISQSFAGHLGNRDLAALSIATTFFISITFGFLLGMASALETLCGQAYGAKQYALLGVYLQRSLIVLFLSSLVLLPLFVFAEPILELLGQPEEVAKLTGKVAIWLIPMHLSFPFQFTLLRFLQCQLKTVVIAWVSGGTLALHVVLCWIFLYKLGFGIVGTALILDICWWISVLGLVAYVVFGGCPHSWTGFSMQAFVGLWDFLKLAMASGVMLLLENIYFRVLVIVSGYMNNTEVAVDALSICITIIGWESMIPLGFLAATGNVTSNNHFYKHSVRVANELGAGNGNRAKFATKVALLNTLALGIFFWSIIMVFPDKLSMIFTSSIPVIKMVGGFSFLLATTILCNCVQPVLSGVAVGSGWQALVAYVNLGSYYLVGVPLGIFFGWSLNFGLTGLWYGMIMGTVVQTLILAIMTIRCQWTI
- the LOC107015930 gene encoding protein DETOXIFICATION 27-like isoform X2, which codes for MFSPTISKLAVMLSLNRRTNSTTPNEPLLHTQDTVLEEKEESKAANLVKRTCQESKMIWEIAGPSIFNRLTMFSLTVISQSFAGHLGNRDLAALSIATTFFISITFGFLLGMASALETLCGQAYGAKQYALLGVYLQRSLIVLFLSSLVLLPLFVFAEPILELLGQPEEVAKLTGKVAIWLIPMHLSFPFQFTLLRFLQCQLKTVVIAWVSGGTLALHVVLCWIFLYKLGFGIVGTALILDICWWISVLGLVAYVVFGGCPHSWTGFSMQAFVGLWDFLKLAMASGVMLLLENIYFRVLVIVSGYMNNTEVAVDALSICITIIGWESMIPLGFLAATGVRVANELGAGNGNRAKFATKVALLNTLALGIFFWSIIMVFPDKLSMIFTSSIPVIKMVGGFSFLLATTILCNCVQPVLSGVAVGSGWQALVAYVNLGSYYLVGVPLGIFFGWSLNFGLTGLWYGMIMGTVVQTLILAIMTIRCQWTI